A region from the uncultured Draconibacterium sp. genome encodes:
- a CDS encoding O-antigen ligase family protein, translating into MTNSFTRKYGAEILRKPQFAAVLIAVVLGLGYVTAHGGMVSGIGIIILPFIISYIYLVFMVPKAGLVGMYILNFTAIGIGRYVKGVPMGLTIDAHFILIYASLFFMAFFRKIPWSNAKNDLTLLAVVWYAYALFQLVNPEAVSRVAWFYAMRGVSLYMLFAIPVLFILFNKNKDLDMFLKLWAVFSVFAVLKGLMQKFIGVDPFEQAWLDEGNDSTHLLFGKLRVFSYYSDAGQFGAAMGHTGVVFSILGWHEKKSFKLKVFYLVVGFLGLYGMMISGTRGAIAVPIVGGALYFVLKKNMKILALGLVMGVAVLVFFKYTSIGSGNYTIQRMRTAFDPNDASLQVRLANQRKLKTYLASRPFGGGIGSAGGWGLRFSPHTFLAQTATDSWYVMIWAEQGVIGLVLHLCILFYIVGKGAYVIMFKLKDEEIKAKMSALVCGIFGIMGASYGNGVLGQMPTGILIYSSMAFLFMAQKLDKEQTELNALNDKN; encoded by the coding sequence ATGACCAATAGCTTTACCCGAAAATATGGTGCCGAAATCCTCAGGAAGCCGCAATTTGCAGCTGTGCTTATTGCTGTTGTTTTGGGTCTGGGTTACGTTACTGCTCATGGAGGAATGGTTTCGGGTATCGGTATTATCATACTTCCCTTTATTATTTCATACATCTACCTGGTTTTTATGGTTCCCAAGGCGGGATTGGTTGGAATGTATATTTTAAATTTTACCGCTATTGGTATTGGCAGGTATGTAAAGGGTGTACCAATGGGACTTACCATCGATGCACATTTTATTTTAATTTATGCCTCCTTGTTTTTTATGGCATTTTTTAGAAAAATACCGTGGAGCAACGCAAAAAACGATTTAACACTTCTGGCCGTGGTGTGGTATGCTTATGCATTGTTTCAATTGGTAAATCCCGAGGCAGTGAGCAGGGTAGCGTGGTTTTATGCCATGCGTGGGGTTTCGTTATATATGCTTTTTGCCATACCTGTGCTCTTTATTCTTTTCAATAAAAACAAAGACCTGGATATGTTTCTGAAACTGTGGGCAGTGTTTTCAGTTTTTGCCGTGCTTAAAGGACTGATGCAAAAATTTATTGGTGTTGATCCGTTTGAACAGGCCTGGCTGGATGAAGGAAATGATAGCACTCATCTCTTATTCGGAAAATTAAGGGTGTTTTCTTATTATTCTGATGCCGGACAGTTTGGTGCTGCAATGGGGCATACCGGCGTAGTTTTTAGCATACTTGGCTGGCACGAGAAAAAATCGTTTAAACTTAAAGTATTTTACCTGGTGGTTGGTTTTTTGGGATTGTATGGAATGATGATATCCGGAACCCGCGGAGCCATTGCAGTACCTATTGTTGGTGGGGCACTTTATTTTGTACTCAAAAAAAATATGAAAATACTGGCTTTGGGTTTGGTAATGGGAGTGGCGGTTTTAGTATTTTTTAAATACACATCAATTGGTAGCGGCAACTATACTATACAACGCATGCGTACTGCTTTCGATCCCAACGATGCTTCGTTGCAGGTGCGCCTTGCCAATCAGCGCAAGCTTAAAACTTACCTTGCCAGCCGACCATTTGGCGGAGGAATTGGGTCGGCCGGAGGCTGGGGCTTACGTTTCTCGCCTCACACGTTTTTAGCCCAAACAGCAACCGATAGCTGGTATGTAATGATTTGGGCAGAGCAAGGGGTAATTGGCCTCGTTTTACATTTGTGTATTCTCTTTTACATTGTAGGAAAAGGTGCTTATGTTATTATGTTTAAGCTGAAGGACGAGGAAATTAAGGCAAAAATGTCGGCATTGGTGTGCGGCATCTTCGGAATTATGGGCGCATCATACGGCAATGGTGTTTTGGGGCAAATGCCAACCGGTATTTTAATTTATTCAAGTATGGCCTTTTTGTTTATGGCCCAAAAGCTTGATAAAGAGCAAACCGAATTAAACGCATTAAACGACAAAAATTGA
- a CDS encoding polysaccharide pyruvyl transferase family protein: MKIGIVTLPFVWNYGGILQTYALQVVLRKLGHEALTINRNSKINVPLKMKILSFGKRFILRYIFQKKVVVRTWPRKNEVEKLRKHTDRFIKEHVKVTHLLKDEAGFQQLEKYGFKAYVCGSDQVWRPRYSPSIENHFLGFLPEKSKAKRIAFAASFGVDHWEYSKNQTAVCSKLAKKYNAISVREDSGVALCIKHLGVEARQVLDPTLLIPKEEYIALVEKDKTPKLDGSLLNYVLDQSPEKKKMIAAIAKELGLKTVSTMPKSDFAKAGKKGLNDCIFPPVTNWIRGFMDAEFVITDSFHGTAFSIIFNKPFISVGNAKRGVTRFSSLLNALGLEDRLVTDPGNDLLSLAKKKIDFEAVNTKLAEKQEEAFAFLRNALDEA, from the coding sequence ATGAAGATAGGAATAGTAACATTACCATTTGTTTGGAATTACGGCGGAATATTGCAAACCTATGCTTTGCAGGTTGTACTCCGAAAACTGGGGCACGAAGCATTAACAATTAATCGAAATTCAAAAATTAATGTGCCCTTAAAAATGAAAATTCTTTCATTTGGTAAGCGTTTTATTCTGCGTTATATTTTTCAAAAAAAGGTGGTGGTGCGTACCTGGCCACGCAAAAATGAAGTAGAAAAGCTTCGTAAGCACACCGATAGGTTTATTAAAGAACATGTGAAGGTTACGCATCTGTTGAAAGACGAGGCAGGCTTTCAACAATTGGAAAAATATGGATTTAAAGCCTACGTTTGTGGAAGCGATCAGGTTTGGCGTCCCCGGTATTCGCCAAGCATTGAAAATCATTTTTTAGGCTTTCTACCCGAAAAAAGTAAGGCAAAACGTATTGCTTTTGCGGCATCGTTTGGTGTAGACCACTGGGAATACTCAAAAAACCAGACAGCGGTTTGCAGCAAACTGGCTAAAAAATACAATGCCATTTCGGTACGCGAAGATTCGGGAGTGGCACTTTGTATAAAACACCTGGGCGTTGAAGCCCGCCAGGTACTCGATCCTACTTTGCTTATTCCAAAAGAAGAATACATAGCCCTGGTTGAAAAAGATAAGACCCCAAAACTGGATGGGAGCCTATTAAACTATGTATTAGACCAGTCGCCGGAAAAGAAAAAAATGATAGCTGCCATTGCAAAAGAACTGGGACTTAAAACTGTTTCAACAATGCCAAAAAGCGATTTTGCAAAAGCTGGTAAAAAAGGGCTTAATGATTGTATTTTTCCGCCCGTAACAAATTGGATACGCGGGTTTATGGATGCTGAGTTTGTTATCACCGATTCATTCCACGGTACCGCTTTCTCCATTATTTTTAACAAGCCGTTTATTTCCGTTGGTAATGCAAAAAGAGGGGTTACCCGCTTTTCCTCGCTGTTAAATGCACTCGGATTAGAGGACCGTCTGGTAACCGATCCGGGAAACGATCTATTAAGTTTGGCAAAAAAGAAAATTGACTTTGAGGCCGTAAATACAAAACTCGCAGAAAAGCAGGAAGAAGCGTTTGCTTTTCTAAGAAATGCACTTGATGAAGCATAA
- a CDS encoding nitroreductase family protein, translating into MGTITSKIKKLLPKQVLYRYYLHTAKKAVLPDLERRVRDKVYNNSREEKLKRDLTLSYHIVEKGLTMPEPRHGFGRAVVNGLADNVFRYKELNLEPDLEFNQAVSVLREYLEFHHEVGYNLDDEIKTKLERIASDFKAVQGLKQLHISSEAYFADVNASFDKFCMSRYTVRNFTTEEIPLDTFYKCIDLAQKSPSFCNRQPTRVHIVKSAQQKKAILEIQNGNRGFGHLAETLLVISSVISTTKDIHERNENHLNGGMFSMTLLNALHFYKIGACSLNWSVSDDRDQKMREILNIPDSEVVLLVIACGKVPEQLAIASSPRKTAKQITVAHL; encoded by the coding sequence ATGGGGACGATAACATCAAAAATCAAAAAACTTTTACCCAAACAAGTTTTATACAGGTATTATTTACATACGGCAAAAAAGGCTGTTTTACCCGATTTAGAACGACGTGTTCGTGATAAGGTTTATAACAACTCGCGGGAAGAAAAACTTAAACGCGATTTAACTCTTTCTTATCATATTGTTGAAAAAGGACTTACCATGCCCGAACCACGACACGGTTTTGGACGGGCTGTTGTGAATGGCCTTGCAGATAATGTTTTTCGATACAAAGAGTTAAATCTTGAACCCGACCTTGAATTTAATCAGGCAGTGTCGGTGCTGCGCGAATATCTTGAATTTCACCACGAAGTTGGTTATAACCTGGATGATGAAATAAAAACAAAACTGGAACGAATTGCCAGCGATTTTAAAGCTGTACAGGGATTAAAACAACTGCACATTAGTTCGGAAGCGTATTTTGCTGATGTAAATGCAAGTTTTGATAAATTCTGTATGTCGAGGTATACAGTGCGTAACTTTACTACCGAAGAAATTCCCTTAGATACTTTTTACAAGTGTATTGATTTGGCACAGAAATCGCCATCGTTTTGCAACCGTCAGCCAACGCGGGTACACATTGTAAAATCAGCACAACAGAAAAAAGCAATTCTTGAAATTCAAAACGGAAACAGAGGGTTTGGGCATTTGGCTGAAACATTGTTGGTTATCAGTTCAGTAATTTCAACTACAAAAGATATACACGAGCGTAACGAAAACCACCTGAATGGCGGAATGTTTAGCATGACCTTGTTGAATGCCTTACATTTTTACAAGATAGGAGCCTGTTCCTTAAACTGGAGCGTATCTGATGACCGGGATCAAAAGATGAGAGAAATTTTAAATATTCCGGATAGCGAAGTTGTTTTGTTGGTTATAGCCTGTGGAAAGGTGCCCGAACAACTTGCTATTGCATCATCGCCCCGAAAAACGGCGAAACAAATTACAGTAGCGCATCTTTAA
- a CDS encoding oligosaccharide flippase family protein, with product MKVNQLKSGALLSYVVMGLSNVVGLVYTPYMLRMMGQSEYGMYSLVASVVAYLTILDLGFGNTIVRYTAKFRAEGKQRELQAMYGMFVMLYSLIGVIAFGAGMILYANVETLFGATLTPAELKTTRILMLLMVFNLTFTFPFSIFGSIITAHEKFVFLKVVQIGRILLNTLIMVVLLELGFRAIGMVVLITVFNVSTQLLNFWYCRSKLRIKIRYVKFNWKFMGELAGYSFYIFLGAIIDRLYWSSGQLVLGAFAGTAAVAVFAVAIQLEQMYMGFSTAIQGVFLPKVTAMATREKSEKEISDLFIRTGRIQFVVMAFILTGFVLFGRQFIDLWAGKGYEDTYLITLCFFIPLIIPLIQNVGITILQARNQIKFRALLYIAIAVLSLVMQLLLVKKYGGVGCAFAIGSALVIGHVLIMNIYYFKKQAIDIPLFWKEIGKMAVVPAVLGGITFFILKQVDTDSVLNLALAIVLFSACYIPTFWFTSMNQYERDLIYQPLKKGFTKLRAIVRK from the coding sequence ATGAAGGTTAATCAGTTAAAATCAGGGGCTTTATTATCCTACGTTGTTATGGGACTAAGCAACGTGGTTGGCTTGGTTTATACACCGTACATGCTACGAATGATGGGACAAAGCGAATATGGAATGTATTCGCTGGTAGCTTCGGTTGTTGCTTATCTCACCATTCTTGATTTGGGTTTTGGAAATACCATTGTACGCTATACTGCAAAATTCAGAGCCGAAGGAAAACAGCGCGAACTGCAGGCTATGTATGGCATGTTTGTTATGCTGTACTCTTTAATCGGGGTTATTGCCTTTGGCGCAGGTATGATTTTGTATGCCAATGTTGAAACACTTTTTGGCGCTACTTTAACACCTGCTGAATTAAAAACCACGCGCATACTTATGCTGTTAATGGTTTTTAATCTCACCTTCACTTTCCCGTTTAGCATTTTTGGCTCCATAATTACTGCACACGAGAAATTTGTGTTTCTAAAAGTAGTTCAGATTGGTCGTATTTTGTTAAATACACTAATAATGGTTGTATTGCTGGAACTTGGTTTCAGAGCCATTGGAATGGTAGTACTTATTACCGTTTTTAATGTTAGCACACAGCTGCTAAACTTTTGGTATTGCCGAAGTAAACTCCGCATTAAAATCAGATATGTAAAATTTAACTGGAAGTTTATGGGAGAATTAGCCGGTTATTCCTTTTATATTTTCCTTGGGGCCATAATCGATCGGCTTTACTGGAGTTCGGGGCAGTTAGTGCTGGGAGCCTTTGCCGGAACTGCAGCCGTAGCCGTTTTTGCTGTAGCCATTCAGCTGGAGCAAATGTACATGGGATTTTCAACCGCTATTCAAGGCGTTTTTTTACCGAAAGTTACAGCAATGGCCACTCGCGAAAAATCAGAAAAGGAAATCTCAGACCTTTTTATTCGCACCGGCAGAATTCAGTTTGTGGTAATGGCATTTATTTTAACCGGTTTTGTTTTATTTGGCCGACAGTTTATTGATTTGTGGGCAGGAAAAGGATACGAAGACACCTATTTAATTACTTTATGCTTTTTTATACCACTCATTATTCCGCTGATCCAAAATGTGGGTATAACCATTCTTCAGGCGCGTAACCAGATTAAATTCAGGGCATTGCTGTATATTGCCATCGCCGTTTTAAGTTTGGTAATGCAGCTCTTACTGGTAAAAAAGTACGGTGGAGTTGGATGTGCTTTTGCCATCGGTTCTGCTCTGGTGATAGGGCATGTGTTAATAATGAATATTTATTATTTCAAAAAACAAGCGATTGATATTCCGCTTTTCTGGAAAGAAATAGGAAAAATGGCCGTGGTGCCTGCCGTACTTGGGGGCATAACCTTTTTTATCCTTAAACAAGTTGATACCGACTCGGTGCTTAATCTGGCGCTGGCAATTGTACTCTTTTCGGCCTGTTATATTCCAACTTTCTGGTTTACATCCATGAACCAATACGAACGCGACCTTATATACCAACCATTAAAAAAAGGATTTACAAAACTCAGGGCCATTGTGCGCAAATAA
- a CDS encoding SPOR domain-containing protein, which translates to MNLLFFIRLLLRHIWLLVALPILLVVMVFYATKDQPKIYGTSTRVYTGIATGSSIVSMESSKLDLFATNAAFDNLINIIRLRTTMEEVGIGLLAQHLMLEKPDPAIISAKSYRSLMEIVPQKVKDLVVKDDVEATIKNLNDFKNSSYDNFIYELLNYDHPHYSSNKIEAKLRVRRVQSSDLIELIYESSDPGICKGTLDILCERFIHNYTNIKVNQSDAVVQYFETQIALATDKLEEAENELLEFNRSNSIINYYEQTRHIAAEKELFNNKHLDIKLANAGAARVIEVLENKMSTREKQRITNQRIYDLRKELAQVNLDIAMKTFEDQTSEVNEQQLIEEIGNLRTRAFEIEQQLRTSVGEQYYIDNSTQGVPTDNVLAEWVDRVAEYESTKAQLVVAEAQNLEFDRLFESYAPLGATMKRLERKIDVAEKEYLSLLYSLGVAKLKQQNVELNSNLKIVAQPLFPIVAKPSKRKFLLAIAFMIGFFIPAFVIIVLEFLDRNIKSQVRAEQFMGLKVAAIFPNLARNSGKIDIAAVKEKSLQIIARRLILNAENKEQPKGPETNIIFSNLEGEGKTTLIMLLVKELSKIGYKVLFYTYNDVERVEGVELKKYTIDNSFHKTENLEGLLTDSGPVSTSMFDYVFIELPGIRTHSYPINLFKNTDHSFIVTRANRAWTKADKYALSDILEQCGDKKTQVWLNGVEFQQMEDVIGDLPRKRSFFRQKMKDIFQLQFFNKRSLLSKRGKRKMKKRSNRTMLWLLLVLLSVFTSLTLGRNTIARAKARKQPALVTVPEVTIKQDENAVQIQEEEHAESLAITDNDFDITAKANQKIQTQKSLVQNTEKFYVVGGSFSKETNAQEYQEQLIELGYKPLRAKRNADLFTVLIGEFDSHQEANAILKKYLQVDPESKAWILKANPNWVIR; encoded by the coding sequence GTGAACCTTTTATTTTTTATACGGCTTTTATTACGGCATATCTGGTTATTGGTAGCTTTGCCTATTTTGCTGGTTGTCATGGTGTTTTATGCTACCAAAGATCAACCCAAAATATATGGCACAAGCACAAGGGTTTACACCGGAATTGCCACGGGGTCCTCAATCGTATCAATGGAAAGTTCTAAACTTGATCTTTTTGCCACCAACGCGGCTTTTGATAATTTAATCAATATTATTCGTTTGCGCACAACTATGGAAGAAGTGGGAATTGGTTTATTGGCCCAGCACTTAATGTTGGAAAAACCCGACCCGGCCATAATTTCAGCAAAATCGTACCGCAGTTTAATGGAAATTGTACCCCAGAAGGTGAAAGACCTGGTGGTAAAAGATGATGTTGAAGCAACCATTAAGAACCTGAATGACTTTAAAAATTCAAGTTATGACAATTTTATTTATGAATTACTGAATTATGACCATCCTCACTATAGCAGCAATAAAATTGAAGCAAAACTTAGGGTACGCAGAGTACAATCTTCAGACTTAATTGAATTGATTTACGAGTCAAGCGATCCGGGAATATGTAAGGGGACACTTGATATTTTATGCGAACGCTTTATCCATAATTATACCAACATAAAAGTAAATCAATCGGATGCTGTTGTTCAATATTTTGAAACCCAAATTGCTTTGGCAACCGATAAACTGGAAGAAGCCGAAAACGAGTTGCTGGAATTTAACCGTTCAAATTCAATTATTAACTACTACGAGCAAACCCGGCATATTGCTGCCGAAAAAGAACTGTTTAATAATAAACATCTGGATATTAAGCTGGCAAATGCCGGTGCAGCAAGAGTTATCGAGGTACTCGAAAATAAGATGTCAACACGCGAAAAACAGCGCATTACCAATCAGCGCATTTATGATTTGCGAAAAGAACTGGCCCAGGTAAACCTTGATATAGCAATGAAAACCTTTGAAGACCAGACGTCAGAGGTTAATGAACAGCAATTGATTGAAGAAATTGGCAACCTGCGCACCAGGGCTTTTGAAATTGAGCAGCAATTGCGAACATCAGTTGGCGAACAATATTACATTGATAACAGCACACAGGGAGTGCCTACCGATAATGTTTTGGCCGAATGGGTAGACCGCGTGGCTGAATACGAATCAACCAAAGCACAATTGGTTGTTGCCGAGGCTCAAAACCTTGAATTCGATCGCTTGTTTGAAAGCTATGCTCCGCTGGGCGCCACCATGAAACGTTTGGAACGTAAAATTGATGTGGCAGAAAAGGAATACCTCTCGTTGTTGTACAGCCTTGGAGTTGCCAAACTAAAACAACAAAATGTTGAGTTAAATTCAAATTTAAAAATTGTTGCTCAGCCACTTTTTCCAATTGTTGCCAAACCAAGTAAAAGAAAGTTCTTATTGGCCATTGCCTTTATGATCGGCTTTTTTATTCCAGCTTTTGTGATTATCGTACTCGAATTTCTAGACCGTAATATCAAATCGCAGGTACGTGCCGAACAATTTATGGGCTTAAAAGTAGCGGCTATTTTTCCAAACCTGGCCCGAAACAGTGGTAAAATTGATATAGCGGCAGTAAAGGAAAAAAGTCTGCAAATTATTGCACGTCGTTTAATTCTGAACGCCGAAAATAAAGAACAGCCTAAGGGCCCTGAAACGAATATCATTTTTAGTAATCTTGAAGGTGAAGGCAAAACAACATTAATAATGTTGCTGGTTAAAGAATTATCGAAAATAGGGTATAAGGTTTTATTTTATACCTATAACGATGTAGAACGTGTTGAGGGCGTTGAACTGAAAAAATACACTATTGATAATAGTTTTCATAAAACCGAAAACCTTGAGGGGCTTCTTACCGATTCTGGCCCGGTATCAACCAGCATGTTCGATTATGTTTTTATCGAACTGCCTGGCATACGAACACATTCGTATCCCATAAATTTATTTAAAAACACCGATCATTCATTTATAGTAACCCGTGCTAACCGGGCCTGGACTAAAGCCGATAAATATGCATTGAGTGATATTCTTGAGCAGTGTGGCGACAAAAAAACACAAGTTTGGCTGAATGGCGTTGAGTTTCAGCAAATGGAGGATGTTATTGGCGATTTGCCTCGTAAACGTTCGTTCTTTCGCCAAAAAATGAAAGATATTTTTCAATTGCAGTTTTTTAATAAACGAAGTTTGCTTTCGAAAAGAGGAAAGCGAAAAATGAAAAAGCGCAGCAACCGCACCATGTTGTGGTTACTACTTGTTTTGCTTTCGGTTTTTACTTCGTTAACCCTGGGGCGTAACACAATTGCCAGGGCAAAAGCACGCAAACAACCTGCTTTGGTAACTGTTCCGGAGGTAACCATAAAACAGGATGAAAACGCTGTGCAAATTCAGGAAGAGGAACATGCTGAATCGCTTGCAATAACGGATAATGACTTTGATATAACAGCAAAAGCAAACCAAAAAATACAAACCCAAAAATCTCTGGTGCAAAACACGGAAAAATTTTATGTGGTTGGCGGAAGTTTTTCAAAAGAAACAAATGCACAGGAATACCAGGAGCAGTTGATCGAATTGGGCTACAAACCTCTTCGCGCAAAACGAAATGCTGATCTGTTTACCGTACTCATCGGAGAATTTGATTCGCATCAGGAGGCAAATGCAATTTTGAAAAAATATTTGCAGGTCGATCCGGAATCAAAAGCCTGGATTCTGAAAGCGAATCCTAACTGGGTGATTAGGTAG
- a CDS encoding TolC family protein: MYKNLVKIIASIFVFSCYFGALNAQTYNELIENSSFEKDIVDMLPPLAELQENAILYSPVFKILDADVAIGEYMILEERREWMRWLGFEGGVKYGLFDNIVLSEELGDVELSTAKTQQTRYYGGLFLKMPISSLADKSNVKVAKAEKEKLSYQREARIKELRQLIIIQYGNVVKEHRGMIIKNNAVENYRVQMLRAQNDYQNGKINISDYARLDDMLSKAVLALEDAKTDFITAFMILEETVGTKIQLKK, translated from the coding sequence ATGTATAAGAATTTAGTAAAAATAATTGCATCAATATTTGTTTTTAGCTGCTACTTTGGAGCACTTAATGCGCAAACTTATAACGAACTTATCGAAAACAGTTCGTTTGAAAAAGATATTGTGGATATGTTGCCTCCATTGGCAGAATTGCAGGAAAATGCGATTTTATATTCACCCGTTTTTAAAATTCTTGATGCCGATGTGGCTATTGGAGAATACATGATTTTAGAAGAACGACGTGAATGGATGCGTTGGCTGGGTTTTGAAGGCGGTGTAAAATATGGCTTATTTGATAATATTGTGTTGAGCGAAGAGCTGGGCGATGTTGAACTGTCAACAGCTAAAACACAGCAAACCCGCTATTACGGGGGGCTGTTTTTAAAAATGCCCATTTCGTCGTTAGCCGATAAAAGCAATGTAAAAGTTGCTAAAGCCGAAAAAGAAAAGTTAAGTTATCAGCGCGAAGCAAGAATAAAAGAACTTCGTCAGCTTATAATTATACAGTACGGCAATGTGGTGAAAGAACACCGCGGAATGATTATAAAAAATAATGCCGTGGAAAATTACAGGGTGCAAATGTTACGGGCACAAAACGATTACCAAAATGGTAAAATAAATATCTCGGATTATGCACGTTTGGATGATATGCTGTCGAAAGCTGTATTAGCTTTGGAAGATGCAAAAACAGATTTTATTACGGCATTTATGATTCTTGAGGAAACGGTTGGAACTAAAATACAATTAAAAAAATAG
- a CDS encoding sugar transferase — protein sequence MAIKNKRRLDILYIGSDETITESFKEQSGHAKLISFPNALNAINWLKQGNHADGIICEREMPGINGIDFHETFVQEFDRVNQIPYVVLAAEKTKEDIKNAFEKKVDDFFQKPVDAEMVYKRLKTLTVLKPRMALMKKEKSEPETHIYKTPFFKRTFDIFFSGLALLLLSPLLIVFVIAIRLESKGKVYYISKRVGTGYRIFNFLKLRSMYPDADQRLKEFQHLNQYKNAEEEEAAIEEQVAETETSNETASGTILFGDDVQVDEASHIQQKKEQQESAFVKFENDPRITKVGHIIRKLSIDELPQLINVLKGDMSIVGNRPLPLYEAEMLTTDDWTDRFNGPAGITGLWQVEARGKTSKMSPEERKQLDNTYSEIANSRFSFWKDIWIIIRTFKAVFQKENV from the coding sequence ATGGCAATCAAAAACAAACGAAGGCTGGACATTCTTTATATCGGATCAGATGAGACAATTACTGAATCGTTTAAAGAACAATCCGGACATGCCAAATTAATATCGTTTCCGAATGCTTTAAATGCCATTAACTGGTTAAAGCAAGGCAATCATGCCGATGGTATTATTTGTGAGCGTGAAATGCCTGGAATTAATGGTATCGATTTTCATGAAACTTTTGTTCAAGAGTTTGATCGGGTAAATCAGATTCCTTATGTGGTTTTAGCAGCCGAAAAGACCAAAGAAGACATAAAAAATGCATTTGAAAAAAAGGTTGACGATTTTTTTCAGAAACCCGTTGATGCTGAGATGGTGTATAAGCGGCTAAAAACCCTTACCGTTTTAAAGCCGCGAATGGCACTTATGAAAAAAGAAAAAAGCGAACCGGAAACACATATTTACAAAACACCTTTTTTTAAGCGTACTTTCGATATTTTTTTCTCAGGACTGGCATTACTGCTTTTATCTCCGCTTTTAATTGTTTTTGTCATTGCTATTCGTCTGGAGTCAAAAGGAAAAGTCTATTACATTTCAAAAAGGGTTGGAACAGGTTATCGTATTTTTAATTTTCTGAAACTACGATCGATGTATCCTGATGCTGACCAGCGCCTTAAAGAATTTCAGCACCTCAATCAATATAAAAATGCAGAGGAAGAAGAAGCTGCAATTGAGGAGCAGGTTGCCGAAACCGAAACGAGCAATGAAACAGCTTCGGGCACCATTCTTTTTGGCGACGATGTTCAGGTAGATGAAGCTTCCCATATTCAGCAAAAAAAGGAACAGCAGGAAAGCGCTTTTGTAAAATTCGAAAACGACCCGCGAATAACAAAAGTTGGTCATATAATTCGTAAATTAAGTATCGACGAATTGCCTCAACTTATAAATGTGTTAAAAGGCGATATGTCGATAGTTGGAAACAGGCCTTTGCCGCTTTACGAAGCAGAAATGTTAACGACTGACGATTGGACAGACCGTTTTAACGGGCCGGCCGGAATAACCGGACTCTGGCAGGTGGAGGCCAGAGGTAAAACCTCAAAAATGTCGCCCGAAGAAAGAAAACAGTTGGATAATACGTATTCGGAAATTGCCAATAGCCGTTTTTCTTTCTGGAAAGATATTTGGATTATTATCAGAACATTTAAAGCTGTATTTCAAAAAGAGAATGTATAA
- a CDS encoding response regulator transcription factor — protein sequence MKKILVVDDKSSISKLIVQFLSTDFDVETKEDGLQALTWLQEGNIPDLILTDLQMPNLDGFELIEHVKSSGYFKDVPMIVLSSLDSSSDRIKCLKMGAEDYLVKPFNPEELLIRIERVLNR from the coding sequence ATGAAAAAGATTTTAGTTGTTGACGATAAATCGTCGATAAGCAAGCTAATCGTACAATTTCTTAGCACCGATTTTGATGTTGAAACCAAAGAAGATGGTCTGCAAGCCTTAACCTGGTTGCAGGAAGGTAACATCCCTGATTTAATCCTTACTGATTTGCAAATGCCCAACCTTGATGGATTTGAGCTGATTGAACACGTTAAATCAAGCGGCTATTTTAAAGATGTGCCAATGATTGTACTTAGCAGCCTTGACAGTAGCAGCGACCGGATTAAATGCTTGAAAATGGGAGCTGAAGATTACCTCGTAAAACCTTTTAATCCGGAAGAATTACTGATTAGAATTGAACGTGTGCTGAACCGCTAA